Below is a window of Janthinobacterium lividum DNA.
GGCGCGTATCGTCCCAGGCGCCGCCTTCGATGTCGAAAGAGTCGCCGCTTTCCAGCGCGCTGGCCAGCAGCGGCAAAAATTGCGATGCCTGCTGGCGCAGCTCGTTTTCCGCGATCTTGTCGCGCCGCACCAGGCGGGCGATCAGGCCGGCCATCCAGCCGTCCAGCAGTTCCGTGTGGTGCTCGTTGATGATGCTGGCCAGTTGTTGCGCCTGGCCCAGGCCCGTCTTGATCGTGTCCGTCTTCATTCTCATGCTCATCCTTGGCTGGAGTGGAGGGTGCGGCACGGTCGAAACGGACCCGCGCTGTGATGAATAAATTATAGGCAGACGTGGCCGTAGCCTGTGTTCTGTGCCGCACATAGTGGCGCATGTCGATCCAGATTCCCGCAGGAAACACTTACGCCTTAAAGATGCATCTAATTTGCATGTTTAAGCGAATTCCGCTACACTGGCAACACTCAACAAGAGAAACACGCCATGAATATTGATAAATTCAAACAACAGCACCTGGCCATCCTGTCCGCCATCGACGATTTGCGCCAGCTGGCGCGCGGCGGTGTCGCCGCGCAGGCGCAGGCCATTGCCGAACAAATCATCGCCATGAGCGGCTTGATCAAGCTGCATCTGGCCGTCGAGCAGCGCTACCTGTATCCGGCCGCGCAAGCGTCCGGCGTGGCCGAGGTGGCCCAGTTGGGTCGCCAGTACGAAAACGAGATGCAGGGCATCGCCGGCGCCTACCTGGATTTTGCGGGCCGCTGGAATACGCCCGTGCGCCTGGAAGCCGAACCGGAAGCCTTCCGCAGCGAAGCCAATATCGTGCTGCACGCGCTGTTCCAGCGCATGCGGCGCGAAGACCATGAGTTATATCCAGCCGTTGAAACGCTGGCCTGATACCGCTTACTAATCTACACAGGAGTTTTAC
It encodes the following:
- a CDS encoding hemerythrin domain-containing protein, which translates into the protein MNIDKFKQQHLAILSAIDDLRQLARGGVAAQAQAIAEQIIAMSGLIKLHLAVEQRYLYPAAQASGVAEVAQLGRQYENEMQGIAGAYLDFAGRWNTPVRLEAEPEAFRSEANIVLHALFQRMRREDHELYPAVETLA